One window from the genome of Paenibacillus azoreducens encodes:
- a CDS encoding virulence factor, whose translation MKIKFIEPTPSPNSMKLHLDESLEPGIRKTYTLENERSAPAWIREMLHIGGVKSVFHTLDFVALERQGNADWSVILGEVQERFGQEGVKNALLEDVENSADHFGEAEVLVQFFRGIPMQIRVKSGKQEERRALPQRFTEAVMEVAAATLIKERKLKDYGVRYGELQEIANEVEQELEAAFPEERLKQVIQQAIAHGASSEEFEEKRRELSGEELREAMNSTDWRVRYAALDGMSPTEEHLPLLQKALHDEKMQTRRLAVVYLGDLRTPEAMELLYEALKDSSPTVRRTAGDTLSDIGDPAATPAMLALLKDSSKIVRWRAARFLYEVGTEDAKEALQEAVDDPEFEVSLQARMALERIESGEQAAGTVWQQMARRDRS comes from the coding sequence AACGTTCCGCTCCAGCCTGGATCCGGGAGATGCTGCATATAGGCGGGGTAAAAAGCGTATTCCATACGCTTGACTTTGTAGCGCTTGAACGCCAGGGCAATGCCGACTGGTCGGTCATTCTGGGGGAGGTGCAGGAACGTTTCGGTCAGGAAGGCGTGAAAAATGCGCTGCTGGAGGATGTAGAGAATTCCGCCGACCATTTTGGCGAAGCCGAGGTGCTGGTGCAGTTTTTCCGGGGCATCCCGATGCAGATCCGCGTTAAATCCGGCAAGCAGGAAGAGCGTCGAGCGCTGCCCCAGCGGTTTACGGAAGCGGTTATGGAAGTCGCGGCCGCAACCTTGATCAAAGAGCGAAAACTGAAGGATTACGGGGTCCGCTACGGCGAACTGCAAGAAATCGCGAACGAAGTGGAGCAGGAGCTTGAAGCGGCATTTCCGGAGGAACGCCTCAAGCAAGTGATTCAGCAGGCGATTGCCCATGGCGCCAGCAGCGAGGAATTTGAGGAAAAACGCCGCGAATTGAGCGGTGAAGAACTCCGTGAAGCGATGAACAGCACGGATTGGCGTGTGCGTTATGCCGCGCTCGACGGCATGTCGCCAACCGAAGAGCATCTGCCGCTCCTTCAAAAGGCGCTTCACGACGAAAAAATGCAAACCCGGCGGCTGGCGGTTGTGTACCTTGGCGATTTGCGCACGCCGGAAGCGATGGAACTGCTGTATGAGGCACTGAAAGACAGCTCGCCTACCGTGCGCCGCACAGCCGGGGACACCCTCTCGGACATCGGCGATCCGGCGGCTACGCCTGCCATGCTTGCCCTGCTCAAGGACAGCAGCAAAATCGTCCGCTGGCGCGCTGCCCGCTTCCTGTACGAAGTGGGAACGGAAGACGCCAAAGAAGCGCTGCAGGAAGCCGTCGATGATCCCGAGTTTGAAGTCAGTCTTCAGGCACGGATGGCGCTCGAGCGGATCGAATCCGGCGAGCAAGCGGCGGGAACCGTGTGGCAGCAAATGGCCAGACGCGACCGTTCCTAA